A window from Podospora bellae-mahoneyi strain CBS 112042 chromosome 1 map unlocalized CBS112042p_1, whole genome shotgun sequence encodes these proteins:
- the SSK2 gene encoding Suppressor of Sensor Kinase (SLN1) (BUSCO:EOG092605FC; EggNog:ENOG503NVEY; COG:T) has product MASETSPRTVRFSQTEDDQFVRPERFNGRAIAVPSDSELAISSGDLHLLTDRHLLEQHDELGSLARYADAPVHSGIVQPHPSTGLANGAASRQRGTADSAHYGNGATPRPQRPTGPARTPSNTYQPYTARRPQQPPPSSYIGATPTHPRDGSRPRPLAGSSTFRAQEREYVRRLRQQDHGNSDYFDAYGSGEQYDSDSEGETPSSEGPFDSYEDAHIMFVNSEESQITEEDLRDPQNRERLEWHGMLEAVLTGDVVRQEKKRLIGSADEEAGRSAHKAELWLAIRAKICDRHLPVQKRMTEEAQAGLDRLVNEVINFSIAGQSEAGKPPIGQVRDAIAKIDKIESLYPSSTALVAALKPGTYEAYEETCESVISWYNVNEMINTELSILKRWVGNEALDFHKPGGGNSLGDDTSFMDRLLKEEGLKSLHEDNGADGKNLRRRSMLDGISRVIEKAKRTLIDKAQGFQKRHLPPYIEELLTLISFPSRLIEEIIKVRLAYAKKMKDSAQQNPLMQDQMISQFQIILKLAIKIRSEYMMISAPEPWWDLPPCIDEDFDRVILDALKYYFKMLNWKLSGNKNTFKEAELLFQEWEFGNEIGSHLTRGDIEAAEQFSSLTFKAFNRLHQTFEKELQRKPKESVTEMTKRYKQTLDSVRVRQRMLQRFSRMLSENYENACDFTIAWGPEKLQDLYDRLMDTHHFQVYTGSPEHKGIHIIASPSLANRPDVIQRLMGTFSYDVIAEDPAEPYLLIIKAENAPNWFGSKLSLSVREEPLDIKLGHMRLIAGGSQHVLVNARKAFLETIDMHIDIVVEQRSTLHKVNLRLMEIRKVAFKLSNAFMDSVETIRRQTKGLNCQELIQTCFIFATEFGQRSLLYMDNNRRTMNNMKLTKLALDWVSFICDDCVPSDRKTFRWTVQALEFAMVMTRGKHMLALGDDEYVKLRTKVAGCMALLISHFDIMGARSNVAAQAEKQRMETLISQMKRLNKGQIMDDEMAASCVTERRLEELVKVDDIRKQILVERSAMGRVLEVSNEVDRSLAWLSSTANNFTIRWQQGQFVGGGTFGNVYAAMNLDTGQLMAVKEIRLQDPKLIPNVAHTIRDEMRVLESVDHPNVVSYFGIEVHRDRVYMFMEFCSGGSLANLLEHGRIEDEQVIMVYALQLLEGLAYLHELRIAHRDIKPENILLDHNGIIKYVDFGAAKLIARQGRTLVQDITSTKPNKSMTGTPMYMSPEVIKGENPGHFGAVDIWSLGCVILEMATGRRPWANLDNEWAIMYNIAQGNPPQLPTSDQLSPQGIDFLRRCFVRDSKKRATAIELLQHEWIMTIRNRVVEPSTPSSDASSTQNTPTTASASTRGSAGLDGFY; this is encoded by the exons ATGGCCAGCGAAACGTCACCCCGTACCGTCCGCTTCTCGCAGACCGAAGACGACCAGTTTGTGCGGCCCGAGAGGTTCAATGGCCGTGCGATAGCGGTGCCATCTGACTCGGAGCTTGCGATATCATCGGGAGATCTGCATTTGCTTACAGATCGCCATTTGCTAGAACAACATGACGAACTTGGCTCTCTGGCTCGCTATGCCGACGCTCCAGTCCACTCCGGCATCGTGCAGCCACATCCTTCCACGGGCCTCGCGAACGGCGCGGCCAGTCGCCAACGTGGCACGGCCGACTCGGCTCACTATGGGAATGGCGCTACTCCACGACCTCAACGCCCCACGGGACCTGCTAGAACACCTTCGAATACCTACCAGCCATATACCGCGCGAAGGCCACAACAGCCCCCACCCTCGTCCTACATAGGAGCTactccaacccacccccgagACGGATCGCGACCACGACCATTAGCAGGAAGCTCGACATTCCGAGCCCAGGAGCGAGAGTACGTCCGAAGGTTACGCCAGCAAGACCACGGCAACAGCGACTACTTCGATGCTTACGGCTCTGGCGAGCAGTACGATTCAGATTCCGAGGGCGAAACCCCATCTTCAGAGGGTCCATTCGACAGCTACGAAGATGCGCACATCATGTTTGTCAACAGCGAAGAGAGTCAGATCACAGAAGAGGACCTAAGGGATCCCCAGAATCGGGAGCGGTTAGAATGGCACGGCATGCTCGAGGCGGTACTGACTGGCGATGTTGTCcgccaggagaagaagcgtCTTATCGGTTCGGCGGATGAGGAAGCAGGGAGAAGCGCTCACAAGGCTGAGCTATGGTTGGCCATCCGCGCAAAAATATGCGACAGACACTTGCCGGTTCAAAAGAGGATGACCGAGGAGGCTCAGGCGGGCTTGGACCGCTTGGTCAATGAGGTCATCAATTTCTCCATTGCTGGACAGAGTGAGGCCGGAAAACCTCCCATCGGCCAGGTCCGcgacgccatcgccaagattGACAAGATCGAGAGTCTTTATCCCTCCAGCACAGCCCTCGTTGCGGCGCTTAAGCCCGGGACCTATGAAGCGTACGAGGAGACATGTGAATCTGTTATATCTTGGTACAACGTTAACGAAATGATCAACACGGAATTGTCAATTTTGAAGAGATGGGTTGGCAATGAAGCCCTCGATTTCCACAAGCCAGGTGGCGGAAACAGTCTGGGCGATGATACCTCGTTCATGGACCGTCTCTTGAAGGAAGAGGGCCTCAAGTCGCTTCATGAGGACAATGGTGCTGATGGCAAAAAtctcaggaggaggagcatgCTGGACGGAATCTCGCGTGTTATCGAAAAGGCGAAGCGCACCTTGATCGACAAGGCCCAGGGCTTTCAAAagcgccatctccccccttatATCGAGGAGCTGCTCACCTTGATCAGCTTTCCGTCAAGACTTATTGAGGAAATCATCAAGGTGCGGCTAGCTTATGCCAAAAAGATGAAGGACTCGGCACAGCAGAACCCTCTGATGCAAGACCAGATGATCTCACAATTCCAAATCATCTTGAAACTTGCCATCAAAATCAGGTCCGAGTACATGATGATCTCAGCACCAGAACCTTGGTGGGATTTACCTCCTTGCATCGACGAAGATTTTGACAGGGTCATTTTGGATGCGCTCAAATACTACTTCAAGATGCTGAACTGGAAGCTCAGCGGGAACAAGAACACCTTCAAGGAGGCAGAATTGCTGTTTCAGGAGTGGGAGTTTGGAAACGAAATTGGCAGTCATCTCACGCGCGGAGATATTGAGGCTGCTGAACAGTTCAGTTCGCTGACCTTTAAGGCCTTCAACCGACTTCACCAGACCTTTGAGAAAGAACTGCAGAGAAAACCCAAAGAGAGTGTGACCGAGATGACGAAGCGGTACAAGCAAACTCTGGACTCCGTTCGTGTGCGTCAGAGAATGCTGCAGCGCTTCTCCAGGATGCTCAGCGAGAATTACGAAAATGCCTGTGATTTCACCATTGCCTGGGGCCCAGAAAAGCTCCAAGACCTGTATGATCGGCTGATGGACACGCACCACTTCCAAGTTTACACGGGCAGCCCCGAACACAAAGGCATCCACATCATCGCATCGCCTTCGTTAGCAAACCGCCCGGACGTGATCCAGCGTCTTATGGGCACCTTCTCCTACGATGTCATTGCAGAAGACCCCGCAGAACCCTACCTGCTGATCATCAAGGCTGAAAACGCACCTAACTGGTTCGGCTCCAAGCTTAGCTTGTCAGTGCGGGAAGAACCACTCGATATCAAGTTGGGCCACATGAGACTCATTGCGGGTGGTTCACAACATGTCTTGGTGAACGCAAGAAAGGCGTTTTTGGAGACGATTGATATGCACATTGACATTGTGGTCGAACAGAGGTCAACTTTGCACAAGGTGAACCTTCGCCTCATGGAGATCCGCAAAGTTGCTTTCAAGCTGTCAAATGCCTTCATGGACAGTGTGGAGACAATTCGACGGCAGACCAAGGGTCTGAACTGTCAGGAGCTCATACAGACCTGCTTCATATTCGCTACTGAGTTCGGTCAGCGCTCCTTGCTGTACATGGACAACAACCGGAGGACGATGAACAACATGAAGCTTACCAAGCTGGCGCTGGACTGGGTTAGCTTTATCTGTGATGACTGCGTTCCCTCTGATCGCAAGACATTCCGCTGGACTGTACAGGCGCTTGAGTTTGCCATGGTCATGACCAGAGGCAAGCACATGCTAGCGCTTGGCGACGATGAATATGTCAAGTTACGGACCAAGGTTGCTGGGTGCATGGCTCTGTTGATTTCGCATTTCGATATCATGGGCGCCAGGTCAAACGTTGCGGCCCAGGCTGAGAAACAGCGCATGGAGACGCTTATCAGCCAGATGAAGCGACTGAACAAGGGCCAGATTATGGATGACGAAATGGCCGCGAGCTGTGTAACAGAGCGCCGCCTTGaggagctggtcaaggttGACGATATTCGAAAGCAAATCCTTGTAGAACGGTCAGCAATGGGCCGAGTCTTGGAGGTGTCAAACGAGGTCGACCGCTCGCTCGCCTGGCTCTCCTCAACAGCCAACAACTTTACCATCCGCTGGCAACAAGGGCAGTTTGTCGGCGGTGGCACATTTGGCAATGTCTACGCTGCCATGAACCTTGACACAGGCCAGCTTATGGCGGTGAAGGAGATTCGCCTGCAAGACCCCAAGCTTATTCCCAACGTTGCTCATACGATTAGGGACGAAATGCGCGTTTTGGAATCTGTGGATCACCCCAACGTTGTATCGTACTTTGGTATTGAGGTACACCGCGATCGTGTCTACATGTTTATGGAGTTTTGCTCAGGTGGCTCGCTTGCCAACTTGCTGGAGCACGGGCGTATCGAGGATGAGCAAGTCATCATGGTGTATGCTCTGCAGCTTCTCGAGGGTTTGGCGTACTTGCATGAGTTGAGGATCGCCCACCGTGATATCAAGCCAGAGA acatcctcctcgaccacAATGGCATCATCAAATACGTCGATTTCGGCGCCGCCAAACTGATCGCTCGCCAGGGCCGAACACTCGTGCAAGACATCACCAGCACGAAGCCCAACAAGTCCATGACTGGAACGCCCATGTACATGTCTCCCGAGGTGATCAAGGGCGAGAACCCGGGCCACTTTGGTGCCGTTGACATTTGGTCCCTCGGTTGCGTCATCCTCGAGATGGCGACCGGGAGACGCCCCTGGGCCAATCTCGACAACGAGTGGGCCATCATGTACAACATCGCGCAGGGAAACCCGCCGCAGCTCCCGACGTCGGACCAGCTCAGCCCGCAGGGGATTGactttttgaggaggtgctTCGTGCGCGACTCGAAGAAGAGGGCGACGGCGATTGAGCTGCTGCAGCACGAGTGGATCATGACGATTAGGAACCGGGTCGTGGAGCCCTCGACGCCTAGTAGCGATGCGAGCAGCACACAGAACACGCCGACTACTGCGTCTGCTTCCACGAGGGGGAGTGCCGGGCTGGATGGGTTTTACTGA
- the NUG1 gene encoding nuclear GTP-binding protein nug1 (EggNog:ENOG503NYZI; COG:S), giving the protein MAGSITKPKKPKSKRTPVRLRHKIQKASAAKQRKAKKEAKKNPQWKSKLKKDPGIPNLFPYKEKLLNQIEEDRIRKAEEQKRRKEMLRAAKAAGSEENKDENRMDDDEEFEGLEEDSMMVDEDDDDSEGDDSNPLAALIRSARKAAEQYDKELESGDDDEMDDDDDDSSDDEESGAIEVPGGASSRKAFDKVFKQVVDQADVVLYVLDARDPEGTRSRDIEKAVMAAASGGKRLIFILNKVDLIPPPVLRAWLAHLRRFFPTLPLRASNPAPNAHVFNHRDITVQSTSSALFKALKSYAASRNLKRAISVGVIGYPNVGKSSVINALLSRLGGRNNRAPCPAGAEAGVTTSIRAVKIDQKLTLLDSPGIVFPSTGSISSFTPKNPTEAHAHLVLLNAVPPKQIDDPVPAVTLLLKRLSVQPELLEKMIQLYDLPPLLINPESGDSTTDFLVQVARKRGRLGRGGVPNIQAAAMTVVTDWRDGRIQGWSAVPPAVQTGAPAASAKGPAKIANEEVGADQKQIVTEWAQEFNLEGLWASMEAGAEEEGGNEVEME; this is encoded by the exons ATGGCAGGATCAATAACCAAACCGAAAA AGCCGAAATCCAAGCGCACTCCCGTTCGCTTGAGGCATAAGATTCAGAAGGCCTCGGCTGCGAAGCAGCgcaaggcgaagaaggaagccaagaagaaccCACAATGGAAgagcaagctcaagaaggacCCCGGCATCCCCAACCTGTTCCCTtacaaggagaagctgtTGAACCAGATCGAGGAGGACCGCATCAGGAAAgctgaggagcagaagcGCAGAAAAGAGATGCTCAGGGCTGCCAAGGCCGCTGGATCTGAGGAGAATAAGGATGAGAATCGCAtggatgacgacgaagagTTTGAGGGACTCGAGGAGGATTCCATGATGgtcgatgaggacgatgacgacaGCGAGGGGGACGACTCCAACCCTCTTGCGGCTCTCATTCGCAGCGCCAGGAAAGCGGCCGAGCAGTAtgacaaggagctggagagcggcgacgacgacgagatggacgacgatgatgatgattctTCCGACGATGAGGAGTCTGGCGCGATCGAGGTTCCAGGCGGTGCTTCGTCCCGTAAGGCCTTCGACAAGGTCTTCAAGCAAGTTGTTGACCAAGCCGACGTTGTTCTCTACGTTCTCGACGCCCGCGACCCCGAAGGCACCCGCTCGCGCGATATTGAGAAGGCcgtgatggctgctgctaGCGGCGGCAAGCGTCTCATCTTCATTCTTAACAAGGTCGACCTGATCCCCCCACCAGTTCTCCGCGCTTGGCTCGCCCATCTCCGTCGCTTCTTCCctaccctccctctccgcgCCTCCAACCCTGCGCCCAATGCGCACGTCTTCAATCACCGCGATATCACCGTTCAGAGCACCTCCTCTGCTCTCTTCAAGGCGCTCAAGTCTTATGCCGCGTCACGCAACCTCAAGCGCGCCATCTCGGTTGGTGTCATCGGCTACCCCAATGTCGGAAAGTCCAGCGTCATCAACgctctcctctcccgcctcggTGGCCGCAACAACCGCGCCCCTTGCCCCGCCGGTGCCGAAGCCGGTGTCACGACCTCTATCCGCGCCGTCAAGATTGACCAGAAGCTCACCCTACTCGATTCCCCCGGTATCGTCTTCCCCTCTACCggctccatctccagcttCACCCCCAAGAACCCAACCGAAGCGCACgcccacctcgtcctcctcaacgcCGTCCCACCAAAGCAAATCGACGACCCGGTTCCGGccgtcaccctcctcctcaagcgCCTCTCTGTCCAGCCAGAGCTTCTCGAGAAGATGATTCAGCTCTacgacctcccccctcttctcatcaaccccgaGAGCGGAGACTCGACAACCGACTTCCTTGTCCAGGTCGCGAGGAAGAGAGGACGTCTCGGGAGGGGCGGTGTTCCCAACATCCAGGCTGCTGCCATGACGGTGGTGACAGACTGGAGAGACGGCAGAATCCAGGGCTGGTCGGCTGTCCCACCAGCGGTTCAGACCGGCGCCCCGGCTGCTTCGGCGAAGGGGCCGGCCAAGATTGCCAacgaggaggtgggtgcCGATCAGAAGCAGATTGTCACCGAGTGGGCGCAGGAGTTCAACTTGGAGGGCTTGTGGGCCAGCATGGAGGCTggtgcggaggaggaggggggtaatgaggttgagatggagtag
- a CDS encoding uncharacterized protein (EggNog:ENOG503P63B; COG:K), which produces MDMDYMDPYRRYAVQMQGYHGIQQQTQPQDHQYPYWSQHMVAYYQQHQQRAVMMGQGGMHMSKQTEPKPRLAKDEVELLEREFNKNPKPNSSTKRELAEQMGVEVPRINNWFQNRRAKEKQMRKTAEFEAQQAREKEASEVKESGDQEQGTVTEFYGLSNQHQPLGLSTAKFGGSDDGINSDDGASGPQPLIESAGASSTVTPGGDTPVSPGSDYVHVKYEHVKSPVHRSQDTSDLDQPSTAMSAFTTPQQEMNFQKPTPFSFRQANPELLDGLSGHELHRVQSQDHIDTGETSHFGSFPDRDYFASPPIPRFPSEMIPENLVSAETELLQRRVSEENLVKCEALSPTSLPESPLTVSDLRFKSPPPPADIAGRRKLRRPAPLGPSSLRGGAGPKAGIEAPRRSETASPMRRISSATGGLGGRVQKSFMGPGGPRSPFAIERNKEALLQSVQDGQSPAMASLNSTMSPLSPGGHNQSAREGTVGISSSDEEAGFAYGSLGAVGGFSMYKSEATMKTPPGTPGLQMGMQDAYFTGSMDHAWNFAPQDEPLPTPSLCSHGGSELEFSMAPQMPGYVASQPVTPSFPPQSIGPTYNGFFGPSLAQTEYHFPDSYATEPSARSSPTNMPRSKQFQFAQNITPQDFSADKS; this is translated from the exons ATGGACATGGACTACATGGACCCTTACCGCCGATACGCCGTTCAGATGCAGGGCTATCATGGCAtccagcaacaaacacagCCCCAGGACCACCAGTATCCGTATTGGAGTCAGCATATGGTGGCCTactaccaacaacaccagcaaagAGCAGTGATGATGGGACAGGGAGGCATGCACATGTCCAAACAGACAGAGCCCAAGCCAAGACTGGCAAAGGACGAGGTGGAATTGTTGGAGCGCGAATTCAACAAGAACCCCAAGCcaaacagcagcaccaagcGCGAGCTCGCTGAGCAAATGGGAGTGGAGGTTCCCAGGATCAAC AATTGGTTCCAAAACCGCCGGGCAAAAGAGAAGCAGATGAGAAAGACAGCCGAATTCGAGGCGCAACAGGcaagagaaaaggaggcTTCGGAGGTCAAGGAATCCGGTGACCAAGAGCAGGGTACCGTGACCGAGTTCTACGGCCTAAgcaaccagcaccaacctCTTGGGTTATCAACTGCCAAGTTTGGGGGGAGCGATGATGGCATTAATAGTGATGATGGCGCTTCAGGACCACAGCCTCTCATCGAGTCAGCGGGCGCTTCATCCACAGTAACGCCTGGAGGTGACACTCCAGTAAGCCCAGGGAGTGATTACGTTCACGTCAAGTATGAACACGTCAAATCGCCCGTTCACCGCTCACAAGACACATCGGACCTTGACCAGCCGTCAACAGCCATGAGCGCGTTCACCACGCCCCAACAGGAGATGAACTTTCAGAAGCCGACGCCTTTCAGCTTCAGGCAGGCGAACCCGGAGCTTTTAGATGGCTTGTCGGGCCATGAGCTGCACAGAGTCCAAAGCCAGGATCATATCGATACAGGGGAAACAAGTCACTTCGGCTCGTTTCCTGACCGAGACTATTTTGCGTCACCTCCCATCCCGCGCTTCCCGTCTGAAATGATACCCGAAAACTTGGTCAGCGCCGAAACCGAGCTTCTCCAACGCCGAGTATCCGAGGAAAATTTGGTGAAATGTGAAGCTCTGTCGCCGACTTCCTTGCCCGAGTCGCCCTTGACAGTGTCAGACTTGCGCTTCAaatccccaccacccccagctgATATCGCTGGCCGCAGGAAATTGCGACGTCCAGCACCTCTCGGACCATCCTCCTTGAGAGGTGGCGCTGGGCCGAAGGCGGGCATTGAAGCTCCTCGAAGATCAGAAACGGCAAGCCCGATGAGACGCATCTCTTCCGCTACGGGAGGCCTAGGTGGGCGCGTACAAAAGTCGTTCATGGGACCAGGTGGACCGAGGTCCCCGTTTGCGATAGAGCGCAACAAGGAGGCGCTTCTTCAGAGTGTCCAGGACGGCCAATCTCCCGCAATGGCTTCTTTGAACAGTACCATGTCACCGTTGAGCCCTGGGGGACACAATCAGAGCGCACGCGAAGGAACAGTTGGTATCAGTTCCTCAGATGAAGAGGCCGGCTTTGCGTATGGGTCCCTTGGTGCCGTGGGCGGATTTTCCATGTATAAATCCGAGGCCACCATGAAGACACCACCAGGGACTCCAGGTCTACAAATGGGTATGCAAGACGCATACTTCACAGGCTCCATGGACCACGCCTGGAACTTCGCCCCACAGGACGAACCCCTTCCCACGCCAAGCCTCTGCAGCCACGGGGGATCCGAGCTTGAGTTCTCGATGGCGCCTCAGATGCCTGGATATGTGGCCAGCCAGCCTGTGACACCCTCATTTCCGCCACAGTCCATCGGCCCAACATACAACGGTTTTTTTGGCCCTTCGCTCGCCCAAACCGAATATCACTTCCCCGACTCTTATGCAACTGAGCCATCAGCACGATCTTCGCCCACCAACATGCCACGATCGAAGCAGTTCCAGTTTGCTCAAAATATCACCCCCCAGGACTTCAGTGCGGACAAGTCATAA
- the GPP1 gene encoding DL-glycerol-3-phosphatase (EggNog:ENOG503NV7R; COG:S) — MGSIDTTGYSFTAGPETVSFDSFLFDMDGTIIDSTAAVEKHWEGIGNDIGVSPEIILQTSHGRRTIDMLKILAPEKATWEYVQSREALLPILYGSDAVEIPGARSLLDSLIALSVPWTIVTSGSLPLVSGWLKVLDLPVPEHLVTAESVQNGKPDPACYRLGREKLGESAGEGKEVLVFEDAPAGIEAGKAAGCRVVGLVTSHSVEEVLSAGPDWVVKDLTQVRIVRREEDGRVVLEIGGLLVRN, encoded by the exons ATGGGAAGCATAGACACCACCGGCTACAGCTTCACAGCCGGCCCCGAAACCGTCTCCTTTGACAGTTTCCTCTTCGACATGGACGGCACAATCATTGattccaccgccgccgtagAGAAACACTGGGAAGG CATCGGCAACGACATCGGCGTAAGCCCCGAAATCATCCTCCAAACCTCCCACGGCCGCCGAACAATAGACATGCTCAAGATCCTCGCCCCGGAAAAGGCCACCTGGGAATACGTCCAATCCAGGgaagccctcctccccatacTCTACGGCTCCGACGCCGTCGAGATCCCCGGCGCCCGCTCCCTCCTCGAttccctcatcgccctctcTGTCCCCTGGACAATCGTCACGTCTGGCTCCCTTCCCCTCGTAAGCGGGTGGCTCAAGGTCCTTGACCTGCCTGTCCCAGAACACCTTGTCACGGCGGAGTCTGTGCAAAACGGCAAGCCAGATCCGGCCTGCTAtcgtttggggagggagaagctgGGCGAGTCGGCGggtgaggggaaggaggttttGGTGTTCGAGGATGCTCCTGCTGGGATCGAGGCTGGGAAGGCGGCTGGGTGCagggttgttgggttggtgaCTTCTCACagtgtggaggaggttttgtcTGCTGGGCCGGATTGGGTGGTGAAGGATCTGACGCAGGTTAGGattgtgaggagggaggaggatgggagggttgtgctggagattggggggttgttggtgaggaaTTAG